The following coding sequences lie in one Borreliella spielmanii genomic window:
- the udk gene encoding uridine kinase, whose translation MAKIIGISGGSGSGKTTVVSKISEFIPEFVLISQDNYYKSVGDYEYEFSKVNFDHPDAFDNNLFYEHLKNLKKNSPIDMPLYDFINHKRQLKTVLVVPTPVVIVEGIMIFVEERIRNLIDLKIYIDTPNDIRFIRRLRRDISKRGRTLESVIDQYLSTTRWGYYRFIEPTKEYADLIIPEGGHNDKALYVLSTFLKSLSKEGLDFI comes from the coding sequence ATGGCTAAGATTATTGGGATATCTGGTGGTTCTGGAAGCGGAAAAACTACAGTTGTAAGCAAGATTAGTGAGTTTATTCCAGAGTTTGTCCTTATCTCTCAAGATAATTACTATAAGAGCGTGGGTGATTATGAATATGAGTTTTCTAAGGTAAATTTTGATCATCCGGATGCTTTTGATAATAATTTGTTTTATGAACATTTGAAAAATTTAAAAAAAAATAGCCCAATAGACATGCCTCTTTATGACTTTATTAATCATAAAAGGCAGCTTAAAACGGTTTTGGTTGTTCCAACTCCTGTTGTTATTGTTGAAGGTATTATGATTTTTGTTGAAGAGAGGATAAGAAATTTAATAGATCTTAAAATATATATTGATACCCCAAATGATATTAGATTTATTAGGCGTTTAAGGAGAGATATTTCTAAAAGGGGACGTACTTTAGAATCGGTTATTGATCAGTATTTAAGCACCACTAGATGGGGCTATTATAGGTTTATTGAGCCTACCAAAGAATATGCTGACCTTATTATTCCTGAAGGAGGTCACAATGATAAAGCGCTTTATGTGCTTTCAACTTTTCTTAAGTCCTTAAGTAAAGAAGGGTTAGATTTTATCTAA
- a CDS encoding rhodanese-like domain-containing protein, giving the protein MNYVKFIVLIVLLFFYIWFFIILRMKRINLFLLEKIKNGAKILDIRSPKEYNKSHYLKSINIPFNNLFAKKDKLGDFESQIIVYGKSFNKSYEAKKVLKSMGFKNVFVAGTLKDMPQMEKKKLVDG; this is encoded by the coding sequence ATGAATTATGTAAAATTTATAGTATTAATAGTTCTGCTTTTTTTTTATATTTGGTTTTTTATTATCCTCAGAATGAAAAGGATTAATCTGTTTTTATTAGAGAAAATTAAAAATGGAGCAAAAATTTTAGACATTCGATCTCCCAAAGAATATAATAAGTCGCATTATTTGAAATCAATTAACATTCCTTTTAATAATTTATTTGCTAAAAAAGATAAGTTGGGTGATTTTGAGTCCCAAATAATTGTTTATGGTAAAAGTTTTAATAAGTCTTACGAGGCTAAAAAAGTTTTAAAAAGTATGGGATTTAAGAATGTATTTGTGGCTGGTACTTTAAAAGACATGCCGCAAATGGAAAAAAAGAAGTTAGTTGATGGCTAA